The following nucleotide sequence is from Chloracidobacterium validum.
TCAGATCGTCGAGGGCGGCTTGTTCCGTGGCGAAGTAGCGGGCGACAATCAACGCCTTCGGCACGAGGTCGCAGGTCCAGCCTTTGTCTTTTTCTTTGCCTTTCTTGTCTTTCTCAATCACTCGATAGGTCTGTACCTTCCAACCGTCGGCGGCGATCAGGTAGCAATCGTCCTGCATCGTCTCGGCCCAGTAATCCATCAGTTGCTGGTAGATGTCGTAGGCGTCGATGAGCGGCTGGCCGTGGTAGTGGTTCAGCAGCCCCTCGGAGAGTTCGCCGATGATCGGCTTGGGGTGGCAACCGGGAGTAAGAGCTTTTAGCGATCTTGCGGCCTTAGTGCGCCAGGCGGCGAAGTGGGCTTTCATCCCGGCGATGAAGGCAGCGAACTCGGGATGCTCGTAGATGGCCGACTTCAATTGAGAATGAGGAATGGCTAATTGAAAATAGCCGGGGCGAATTGAAAATAGCCGGGGCGAAGCGGCTGAAATAGTGCATCGCGCAGTCCGGGGCAGACGGCCCAGTATGGGGCCAGGGCGTTCACGTCGCGGTCGGGAATACCGCCTTGCAGATGGCCGGCGATGTCCTGGATGTCCTTGGGCGTTTGGCTGTCGATGTAGCGCGGCAGGTTCAGGTTGAAGTCGTTCTTGGCGATCTCGTCGAAGGGGACCAGCCGGGAGAAGCGCGGTACCTCGATCTGCCGAGTGAACACGTCCACGATCTTGTGGATGTCCTGGTCGCGGAGGCGGTTCTTCGGCCCGTCCTTCATGAAGCCGCCGCTGGCGTCGATGAGGAAGACCGGTCGCTGATCCGTCGCCCCGGCCTTGTCTATGACGACGATGCAGGCGGGTATGCCGGTGCCGTAGAACAGGTTCGGCGGCAGACCGATGATGCCTTGGATGTACCCCTTGCGGACGAGCTTCTCACGGATGACGGCCTCGGCGTTGCCGCGAAACAGCACGCCGTGCGGTAGGATGCACGCGCCGCGGCCGGTGCTCTTGAGCGAGCGGACGATGTGCAGCAGGTAGGCGTAATCTCCCTGCTTGGCGGGCGGGATACCGAAAGCGGCGAAGCGATCGAACGGATCGTTGGCGGGGTCGAGGCCGGTGCTCCAACGTTTGTCGGAGAACGGCGGATTGGCGACGACGTAGTCGAAGGTCTTGAGGGCGTCGCCATCCTTGAACTTGGGATCGGTGAGCGTGTTGCCCTGCACGATGAGGGCGGTCGGCTGGTTGTGCAGGATCAGGTTCATGCGGGCCAGGCCGCTGGTGGTGGCGTCCTTCTCCTGGCCGTAGAGCGTGACGGCAGTAGCAGCCTCGTCGCCGACCTTCAGCAGCAGCGATCCGGAGCCGCACGTCGGGTCATAGACGGTGGTGCTGGCACTCGTCTTGGCGGTGCGGATGCCAAGAATCTGGGCCATGACGCGGCTGACCTCGGCCGGGGTGTAGAACTGCCCCTTGCTCTTACCGCTTTCGGTGGCGAAGTGCCGCATCAGGTACTCGTAGGCGTCGCCAAGGATGTCGTCGCCGTCGGCCCGGTTCTTCGAGAAGTCGAGGGCTTTGTTCTCGAAGATGGCAATGAGATTGGTCAGCCGCTCGACCATCTCCTTGCCGCTGCCGAGCTTGGTGGCGTCGTTGAAGTCCGGCATGTCGGACAGCTTGTTGGCCGACGCCAGCGGGGCAATGATCTTCTTGTTGATTTGGTCGCCGATGTCGGCCCTGCCCTTGAGGGCGACCATGTCAGCGAAGGACGCGCCTTGGGGAATGGTGATCGGCGCGAACGGCTGGCCGGCGTACTTGTCGCTGACGTACTTGATGAACAGCAGCACGAGGACGTAATCCTTGTACTGGCTGGCGTCCATGCCGCCGCGGAGTTCGTCGCAGCTCGACCAGAGCGACGAGTAGAGTTCGGATTTCTTCAATGCCATCGGTCACTCCCCGTGTCGTGCCGGCCGCTCGACCATCCGCAAAAAGACCTCCATTTCAGCCTGTTCGAGCCGCAGATAGTGGTTAGCCCGGTGGCGATGCGCCTTCACCTTGCCGGGTACAGCCGCCCACCGCCGCAGTATGTTGCGCGAGACGTCCGGTAGCCGCGCAGCCTCGGCGATCTTCACGTAGCTACTCAGCTTTGTCATCTTTCAGTTCCTGACTGAGCGAGGACAGGCAGGAAGATACCTGCCACAATTCCAGTCCACAACCTTTTGCACGGGTTTTGCTGGGTGAACTATGTCTGGGAGGCCGGACGTTCCCGCCGCTTGGCTCACAAGAGCAGAGAGTTCGGAAAATTCGGACAAAGCAATGGGACGCGAAGCCGATTTTGCGGCTTTGAATCATAGCCACCCTGCTTCGCTGTTCTCGGCCGTTCCTGTCTCGAGGTCGGTGAGCGCCGGGTCTGTCGCCCACGGCCGGTCTTTCGTGAAAACCAAGGCCTACAATCGCGGTGGGGCGTCGGCTTGGCGGTCGGCGACCGGCTCTTCACGAAGGGCATCGGCGCAAACCGCCGCGTAACGACACACCAAACACCGCGCGCCCGGCTTGGCTTGAACGTCGGTGGCGGCAAACGTCTGAATCGCGATCAACTCCTGGACGGTGTTCCCGACCACCCGCCGGACGGCGGCGCGGGTGACCTGCTCCAGTGGCAGCTCGAAGCTGCGGTCTGGAGCAAGAAAGTGCAGCGTCGCGCGTACTTCCCGAACGTTTGGCGTCAGCTCCCACAGCGCCAGCGCATAGGTCTGTAACTGAAGCCGGTACTGGGCGACCTTTTCGGCCAGTTCGGCTTCAAAGCCCGGCTCGGCGGGCCTGGCCTTGAACGCATTGGTCTTGAAATCCACCACATGGGCCGTCACGCCCGATCCGGTCGCGGACGGCGTCACCAGTACCTTGTCCATCACGCCCACCAGCAGCGCCGCATCGCATCGCACGATGAATTCGCGCTCGTTCCAAATGGCATAACGCGCATCCGTGCGGGAGGCGCGCCGTACGGTATCAATCTGCCGGCGCATCGCACTCTGGGCGTACCGCTGCGCCAGCCACCATACATCCCGCAAGATGGCGTCATCATCCAGCGTGACGGCTTCCAGATGGCCGGCGGCGCGCAGAAAGGTAATCGCAGCGTGCAGTGCCCGACGCAGCGCCGCCGGAGTCTCATCCTCGGGCTCCAGGGTTTCGCACAACCGATGAATGATCAGCCCACGCGCGGCCGGCGCCAGCCGCGCCTCGGCTTCCGGGCGCTCAACGTCTTCGTCCGGCCGCGCGCCGCCAACGACGTCTTCCCCAAGCGGGTGCAACAATCGCGCGAAGTAGTATTGCCGCGGACAGTTGGCGAAACTGGCCAACTGACGCGCCGTGTAGCGATACCAACCACTGGCCGCGGCCGGGTCGGGCTGGATGGGCGCCAGTTGGTCGTCAAGGTCACGGATGAGGTTGCGCCGGTCGCGTTCGCGCTGCCGGGCGTCACGTTCTGCCTGCTTGACGAAGACCGCTCGACTGGGTGGCTCATCCACAACCGGAGCGGACGGCGCGGGCGCGGGACGGTCCGGCGCATCCGTACCCAGAAAGGCCACCTGCGCGTCATCCAGAGCAAGCGTCGTCACAACCGGCTCAGCGGGCAGTGGCAGCGTGGCTTTGATCCAATCCAGAAAACACCGGGCAGAGCCTTCGGCCGGACTTCGGTCAGTGGCTTCTTCGGCGGCCGAAAGCACTAGGTAGTCCTGCGCGCGCGTCATGGCGACGTACAACTGGCGCATCCGCTCAAACTGCTCCCGGCGCTCAAGCCACTTGAGTACCTGCGCCTTCATTTCGGTTTGGCGCAAACCGCCCAACGTGTCTGGAATCTCAAAACCCAGCCCGCCGTTGCGCTCAAAAACGAACCGACCGGACGTTTGATGCCACCGACGCTGCAAATCCGGGAGCAACACAATCGGGAACTCCAGCCCCTTCGACTTGTGGATCGTCAGGAGCGCCACGGCGTCGAGGCCGAGTTCGAGCTGGGCTTCGGCCTCGCGGGCGTCAAGGCGGCGAAATTCACGGATGTAACTGACGAAATCGCGCAGCAGGTGCGCTTCACGGCGCGCGAACCCACGGGCCAGTGACACGAGCTTGTCGAGATTCGACAACCGTTGCGGGCCGTCTTCAGCCGCCGCGCAGACAATATCGTAGCCGGTTCGGCGAATGACCTGTTCGAGCAGGGTCGGGAGCGGCAACCGGTTTCGGACGGCCAGCAGCTCGTCCAGAATCGTTACCGCCTCTTCCAGCAACGGGCGCTGGTCGTCCGGGAGCGCCGCTTTTTTTTGCCGCGCTTCCAGGCGTAGGTCACTGTAAAGCGATGACCGGCGCGCCACGCTTTCACCAGCCGCCCAGCGCAACCGCAGCAAGGTTTCATCCGACAGCCCAAACAACGGCGACCGCAAGACGCCAGCCAGGGCGATGTCGTCGGCGCGGTTGTCAAGAAACTCCAGCAACGTCAGCAAGTCGTTGACTTCCGGCCGCCCGTAAAAACCGTGGCCGGCCACGATGTAGCACGGCACGCCGGCCCGGCGGAAGGCGCGTTCGTAGGCTTTGACATCCGTCAGCGCGCCCAGCAACAGCGCCATGTCGCGGTAGGTCGGCGGACGCGGCTTCCCATCTGCCGTGTTGACCAGCGGAACCTGTGCTTCCACCAGATGGCGGACGTAATCCGCCAGTCGCGCTGCCTCGATGTCACGTCGTGAGTCGTCGTAGGGTGACCGTCCCTGTTCGGGCTTTGGGACGGCTGTGTAGAGAAACGCCACAGCCGGGCGTTCAGCATCGAGCGGCGGACGAAAGGCCTGCCCCGGCTCATAATCCACGAAGCCGCTCCGATACAGTTGACTCGGCTCGCTCCCGGCCGGGAGCTGCATCACGCGGCTGAAGAAGGCATTGAAGAAAGCAACCAGGCGGGGATCGCTACGGAAGTTGACATCCAGGCGGAGATGCTTGCCCCCCTGCGCTGCCGCCGCTTTCAGGACTTCATCGAAAACCTCGACCTCCGCCCCCCGGAAAGCGTAAATGGATTGCTTCCGGTCGCCGACAAAGAAAAACGTCTGCCCCGAACACGGCCCGGCGGCCGCGCCAAGGGCATCCAGAATGTCCCGCTGAAGGTGGTTGGTATCCTGGAACTCATCCACCAAAAAGTGGCGATAACGCAGACGGACGCGCCGCCGGATGTCTTCCGACCCAAGCAGATGGCGCGCCCTGAGCTGCAAATCCTCAAAGTCGAGCGCCGCCGACTCACGTTTCGCCTGGCTGTAGAGAAAATCTATGCCGCGCAGCAGCTTGAAAACCACCTGCTGGTAATCGCGCGCGCACACGTCCAAGTAAGCGGCCTCGAGCTGACCGCCGCCTTGGCTGCGTGTCCCCAGCCAGGCCTGGAGTGACTTGACCGGTTGGCTGAACTTACCGCGCGCGTCCGGCAGCGCCGCCCGCAGACGCGCCAGCGCAGCCAGGAAGGCCGGCATCTGTTCCGGTGTCGGAGCCGGCTCAATCAGGTCACGCTCTTGCGCCCAGGCTTCCAGGAAGCGTTGAGCCGCCTCGAGTGTTTTGGATGGCTTTTGGGGCTGCCCTTCCTCCACAACCAGCGTCCGCAAGGCTTCTACCCAGCCGTCGGTTTCCCGGTAGCGCTTCTCATAATCATCAGGGGTCAACGTCTTTTGCCGGGTCAAGTGTTCGGCTTCATCCAGCGTCACCCCTAGACTGCGCAGTTGGTTGAATACCTGCTTGAGGGCGGCGACGAGTTCGGCCCGGCCATAGGCCGCCACCAGCTCGGCCGCCAACGGTCCACCGCTATCAATCTCGGCCGTCACCACCTGTTGGGCAGCCAAATCGAGGAGAGCCGTCGCGGTGTATTCATCCAGCGTCGAAAAGTAGGGGTCAACCCCGGCTTCGAGCGGGAACTCCCGCAGCAGCCGGGAACAAAACCCGTGAATAGTGCCGATGGCGGCCGCTTCGAGCTGGCGCTTGCGCTGCCGCCACTGAAGTTCGGCTCCCGTGCCGAGATGAGCTGCAATCCGGGCCTCGATACGTTGCCGGATGCGTTCGCGCATTTCATTGGCCGCTTTGTTGGTGAAGGTAATGGCCACGATGTTTTCGACGCCGACGCCTGGCTGTTCGAGCAAGCGCAGAAACCGCTCGGTCAGGACGCGGGTTTTTCCGGCGCCGGGTCCGGCTGTCACCACAACTGAGCCGTCGAGCGTTTCGACAGCGCGTTGCTGGGCGGGGGTGAAACCGGTCGTGGGATCAAGCGCAATCGTCATTGGGAACCGAGGTTATGGATGAGGCACAGCCAGGCGCAAAGGATGGACATATACTTTGAACCAAATGCTGCCACATGTACATGCCGGCCGCGGGTTGGGTTATAGTCGGCACGCAAATTCTCACAAGGCTTCACGAAACCCGCGCCATGTCGCTTGAAACCCTCGACTCATCGCCGGCCGTTGCGCCGCACCCAACCCTTTCTACCGAACAACAACTTGAAATTTACCACTACCTGAAGCTGACCCGGCTGCTGGAAGAGCGGCTCGTCAACCTATACCGGCAGACGAAGGTCGTTGGCGGCTTGTACCGCTCACTCGGCCAGGAAGCGACCGCCGTGGGCAGCGCGTACGCCTTGGATAAGTCCAAAAACGACATGATTGCGCCGCTCATCCGCGACTTGGGGGCAATGCTGGTTTTAGACGCCACGCCCCGTGAGCTGCTTTTGCAGTACATGGCCAAGCGCGATAGCCCAACCCGTGGACGGGATTTACAGATTCACTACGCAGACCTACGACGCGGCTTCATTGGGCCGATTTCGCACCTCGGCGACATGTTGCCCGTCATGTGCGGCGTGGCGCTGGCGTCCCGGCTCCGCCGCGAACCGCGCGTCTGCCTGGTGTACATGGGTGACGGGGCTTCCTCGACGGGCGCCTTTGCGGAAGGCCTGAACTTTGCCGCCGTCCAGCGCCTACCGGTTGTCGTGATCGTTGAAAACAACGGCTATGCCTACTCCACGCCGACGAAGAAACAAATGGCCGTTGAGCGGATTGTGGACAAGGCCGTTGGCTTTGGCGTCCGGGGTGAGCGCGTGGATGGGAACGACGTCTTGGCCGTGTACGATGTCACCCGCCGCGCCGTCGAACACGCCCGCGCCGGTGGCGGAGTGACGCTCATTGAAGCCGTCACCTTTCGGATGAAGGGCCACGCCGAGCATGACGACCAGCGGTACGTTCCCAAGGAACTGCTCGCGGCCTGGGCGGCCAGAGACCCGCTGGCGCGCTATGAGCGGTATTTG
It contains:
- a CDS encoding type I restriction-modification system subunit M, with the protein product MALKKSELYSSLWSSCDELRGGMDASQYKDYVLVLLFIKYVSDKYAGQPFAPITIPQGASFADMVALKGRADIGDQINKKIIAPLASANKLSDMPDFNDATKLGSGKEMVERLTNLIAIFENKALDFSKNRADGDDILGDAYEYLMRHFATESGKSKGQFYTPAEVSRVMAQILGIRTAKTSASTTVYDPTCGSGSLLLKVGDEAATAVTLYGQEKDATTSGLARMNLILHNQPTALIVQGNTLTDPKFKDGDALKTFDYVVANPPFSDKRWSTGLDPANDPFDRFAAFGIPPAKQGDYAYLLHIVRSLKSTGRGACILPHGVLFRGNAEAVIREKLVRKGYIQGIIGLPPNLFYGTGIPACIVVIDKAGATDQRPVFLIDASGGFMKDGPKNRLRDQDIHKIVDVFTRQIEVPRFSRLVPFDEIAKNDFNLNLPRYIDSQTPKDIQDIAGHLQGGIPDRDVNALAPYWAVCPGLRDALFQPLRPGYFQFAPAIFN
- a CDS encoding MerR family transcriptional regulator yields the protein MTKLSSYVKIAEAARLPDVSRNILRRWAAVPGKVKAHRHRANHYLRLEQAEMEVFLRMVERPARHGE
- a CDS encoding UvrD-helicase domain-containing protein, which codes for MTIALDPTTGFTPAQQRAVETLDGSVVVTAGPGAGKTRVLTERFLRLLEQPGVGVENIVAITFTNKAANEMRERIRQRIEARIAAHLGTGAELQWRQRKRQLEAAAIGTIHGFCSRLLREFPLEAGVDPYFSTLDEYTATALLDLAAQQVVTAEIDSGGPLAAELVAAYGRAELVAALKQVFNQLRSLGVTLDEAEHLTRQKTLTPDDYEKRYRETDGWVEALRTLVVEEGQPQKPSKTLEAAQRFLEAWAQERDLIEPAPTPEQMPAFLAALARLRAALPDARGKFSQPVKSLQAWLGTRSQGGGQLEAAYLDVCARDYQQVVFKLLRGIDFLYSQAKRESAALDFEDLQLRARHLLGSEDIRRRVRLRYRHFLVDEFQDTNHLQRDILDALGAAAGPCSGQTFFFVGDRKQSIYAFRGAEVEVFDEVLKAAAAQGGKHLRLDVNFRSDPRLVAFFNAFFSRVMQLPAGSEPSQLYRSGFVDYEPGQAFRPPLDAERPAVAFLYTAVPKPEQGRSPYDDSRRDIEAARLADYVRHLVEAQVPLVNTADGKPRPPTYRDMALLLGALTDVKAYERAFRRAGVPCYIVAGHGFYGRPEVNDLLTLLEFLDNRADDIALAGVLRSPLFGLSDETLLRLRWAAGESVARRSSLYSDLRLEARQKKAALPDDQRPLLEEAVTILDELLAVRNRLPLPTLLEQVIRRTGYDIVCAAAEDGPQRLSNLDKLVSLARGFARREAHLLRDFVSYIREFRRLDAREAEAQLELGLDAVALLTIHKSKGLEFPIVLLPDLQRRWHQTSGRFVFERNGGLGFEIPDTLGGLRQTEMKAQVLKWLERREQFERMRQLYVAMTRAQDYLVLSAAEEATDRSPAEGSARCFLDWIKATLPLPAEPVVTTLALDDAQVAFLGTDAPDRPAPAPSAPVVDEPPSRAVFVKQAERDARQRERDRRNLIRDLDDQLAPIQPDPAAASGWYRYTARQLASFANCPRQYYFARLLHPLGEDVVGGARPDEDVERPEAEARLAPAARGLIIHRLCETLEPEDETPAALRRALHAAITFLRAAGHLEAVTLDDDAILRDVWWLAQRYAQSAMRRQIDTVRRASRTDARYAIWNEREFIVRCDAALLVGVMDKVLVTPSATGSGVTAHVVDFKTNAFKARPAEPGFEAELAEKVAQYRLQLQTYALALWELTPNVREVRATLHFLAPDRSFELPLEQVTRAAVRRVVGNTVQELIAIQTFAATDVQAKPGARCLVCRYAAVCADALREEPVADRQADAPPRL
- a CDS encoding thiamine pyrophosphate-dependent dehydrogenase E1 component subunit alpha; its protein translation is MSLETLDSSPAVAPHPTLSTEQQLEIYHYLKLTRLLEERLVNLYRQTKVVGGLYRSLGQEATAVGSAYALDKSKNDMIAPLIRDLGAMLVLDATPRELLLQYMAKRDSPTRGRDLQIHYADLRRGFIGPISHLGDMLPVMCGVALASRLRREPRVCLVYMGDGASSTGAFAEGLNFAAVQRLPVVVIVENNGYAYSTPTKKQMAVERIVDKAVGFGVRGERVDGNDVLAVYDVTRRAVEHARAGGGVTLIEAVTFRMKGHAEHDDQRYVPKELLAAWAARDPLARYERYLLDCGLATPDDLTAITNRITRQLDEDVAFAEANPMPEPASALLDVYAS